TCAATTCCAAGCAAGTGCCCAAGACCATGAGGCATGAAAACAGCACCCAACCTTCGAGCCATCATATCAGCAATATCACTGAAATAATTGTATTCCGGGGAATAGAGAAGTCAGCATTGTAGCTTTACATATTATCATATTTAAGTTCTATGAGCAGCTCTCACACACGCACCCATGGATAATCTTTTCATTCTTGAGAGATTCAAGTATTGTCTGCTCGGCCAGCCTGCAAAAAAGATCAAATGGCGTGTAAGCCATTACAATAGACAAGGATggacaaacagaagaaaaaagggtgTATCAGCATTATACAAAGCAAAAGATGCTGCAAAATCTAACACAGAGGCCAACAGTAAACATTCTTGGATAACCCCATCAAGGATGTTCAGAAATTGCGTGGTTCTGTAAGTAACAATCGTTCTTACTTGTGCATATCAACCCATTTTAATCCAGGCTGCATGTGTGATATGACAGCATTATGAGCCTTAAGGACAGCCTGTAAAATAGTCAGTGTTGCATCAATAAAGATTCAAACAGCCTGTCCAGGCTCTAATTCACATACAGGAAGAAAAGCACTTTCTCACAAGTACTTACATTGTATACTATTGCCTGGTTGCTGTTGAACTTCCCATTTATCTGAAAAGACAAAAACTCATTCAGGTGATGTCACTAGACAAACAGTATATTAAGATGTGATGAACAGAAAAATGTTCCAGCTTGCATCGAGGTTTGTTGGGAAGAAAACTTCTAGAATTATCAGCTATGGCCCAAAATCAGCTAAATACTTACTAAATCATGACTAATCGTAACAGAGAATCGGGCTGAAGTGAAAATGAAAGGATATCTGAGGGTGCTCAGATTAAGATATGAACATTGAATAAATAATGACCGCTGGTAGCAATGTTCATAAGCAGTTCATTGCACACAATAAGCATAGCCCTTGACACTTTTAACAGTAGATAACAAAAGCAGGTCCATTTAGTAAAGACACTGGAAAATAAAAATAGTGTACCAAATTAGATAGATGAATGTTACGAAGGACTTACGGGGTATGAACATGTGATGTCAGAGCCATAGAAATTATATTCAGCTCCCATGTCCATTAGAGCCATGTCTCCATCATTCAGCGTCTGAAAATATATGAGATGATCATCTACCAATGAGGAAAAGAAAAACTACAAGAGGAGTCAAAATACAAAAATTCCCATAAAATAAGAACGCTCAATATTACATCAAAGACCGTTGTAGCTATGATTACTTTGTTGGATTTCTACCACTGTATATAAATATCTGTGTTGGTGCCATCACTCGCAACGTGTAAGCTGGATACATTATGATGCTGGGCCTATTCAACTAGACAATTTTCATTCAAAATTGTATAACTCGTCACCAGGGTCATTACCACCCAATGTTCACATGTATCTGATGACGAGAACTTATATTCGTCTATATCATAAATGAAAGGTAGCACACAACAGACACCATTCAGTTTACAAATTATCATAGGTAGATTTCAAGACCTCGTGGTACTGATAAATGTAGTTGACAAATAACAAGGTAGATGAACTCTACAGCCTGAACTCCATATAGTCGTCGCTGAAGAAGGCTTTCCACTTTGATAATGCTCACAGAGCAGTGGCTTGGGAAGCATCAAATGCTGCCGTATTCAACGGGCAGAGGCCTAGCATCACCACGCTGCTGGACACCATCCAAGCAGAGACGTGGTTGTGGGCTATGGCAATAGCAACCAGCCTTCAAGTGTTACTCCCAGCGGAGCTGAGCTGGGGGCCAGGTTCAACCATAGCGGTCAAAGGACACCGGGTCCAAGATATTTTCCTTGCTACATGAAATGTATAGTATACTGTGTCTGTGTGACACCCCATTTTCAGgtgagaaatactccctccgtcccaaaattcttgtcttaggccctgtttggttcagcttttatcgacggATTCCGCTGCCGCACAGCAGAATCTAAACCAAAGGGCGAAGGGAGCAGAATCCGATTTCAGAAATCCGCAGCCGAAATACATGCACGAGCAGAAGCAGCCCgggacgtgctttccaaaatctgattcctCTGCGGACGCCCCCACGCCGCCGCGGACCCCTCTGCccccgtccccgcgccgccggTCCCCTCCGGCCCCGCCCCCACGCCGCCGAACCCCTCCCGCCctgtccccgcgccgccggacgcctCCGCCCCATCCACGCGCCGCCGGTCTTCTCTGCTGCTGGTGCCACCACTGCTGCTGACCTACAGTCACAACTCATacagctggtttgccaaatgacctataGCTTTTTCATAGCAGATTTTCCACAACTGTTTTTTTCACAGCAGATTTTCCACAACTGTTTTTTTCACAGCAGATTTTccacagctgcttttagaaatccacagccgaaccaaacagggccttagatttgtcttgatacggatgtatctaatacaaaaaagtgacttgatacatccatatttagacaaatctaagacaagaattttgggacggagggagtagaactgcTACAAGACATAGGATCATTTTATCGGTGGGTCCACCCCAGGCTGAGCACTTAGGGGTGTGGCGTGTGTTGTTGTTGTACTTGGCCTATCCGTAGGCTTGTAAATAACTTTATCTATCTAGCATCAAAATACAAGGCTTTGCGTTTTCTCGAGGATTTTTGTTATAAAGCATGACCATTTTCAAGTCATCAGGAGTATGAAATTCATTTAAAAGAGACCTGAGCTCTGTGGACAACTTAATCTCAATTTAGTGAATTCTAACATTTAAAAGCTTGATCAGGTAAAATACTAATAGAGAGAAGTCAATCAAATGCGACAAAGCATCATAAAAAAAGAGTACCCGGTCATTTGGAGCAGCCGTATGTCCATAATGAAGAATAGAACTGCAAAATCAACAGAAAGAGTTATTATAGCATACAATATATAGTCTAACAAACTCAGAATTTCTGAGTCTTCAATCTTGATAGCAAATGCTAACCGGCCTTCAAGATGACTGAGACTTTGTACACCAATAAAATATCTAGTAATGTCATCTAACCTAATTATTTTTAACTAAaagagcgcccccccccccctggttACACAGTTATTCACTTATTCATGTAACACAACAAATTGTACACCATAGTCAGTAATTGGACACGAAAAGAGAGACCTACAGAAATTTTGTTAGTAATCTTATTCTGGCGTTAAGAAAACTATATACTAAAATGCAATCTGGTAATATCAAAAGCTCATGGTATTTGACTATTTGAAGAAACATTACCAAATGGAAACAGTGGATAACACTACAACAGGCACTAGATGGTGATTTGTTGTTATGATGTTGATACTTGTATCACAATTCCTACATACAGGATTCCACTAAAGCATTAGCAAAACAATTCAGAGACATTAAAGTGTTTGTGTACTGACTTATTATTTGCTTCCGATCAGACATGATACATGAACTCACCTGTTCTCTCCGGTAGCGCATATGCATGTGTAGGAGCAATGTCGACAGGCTCCATACCTATAAGAATGATGAAGAAATATGCTTTCTAACTGATATTCCTTCATGCCTGGTTTTGCCTGTCTCATAACCTTGCAAAGTCCAAGTCAAGAATCAGATACACATTTAATTCGCCTCTCGAAAAATAACAAAGGAGTCAGTAGTTGTTAACACCTAAAGGAATATTTTTACAAattactccctctatcccataatataagaccgtttttgacactagtgtagtgtcaaaaacgctcttatattatgggacagaggagtAGATTTCTAAAGTGATTCCTGCATCGTGGGTCCCATTCTTTGCTTATGAGGTGCCAGAACCTATTGTGACAAGACGACTCAATGCTTAACTTCAGTGATTTGTTTGGAACCTCGTAAATCATAATATAATATTACAGTGTGTTTGCTTCTTTAGTAATTTGGGACCTTTACTTCATCCCCAAACAAAAATTCCTAAAGCTTAGCCCATGGCAACAATTAAACCCATCCCTGGTTGAACATAAACTCATCCCTGCAGGATTATGTGGTGGTAAGAACAATTAATCCCAGTAGTAGTACTCAAAAAGCCGAAACCCATTAAGTACATGTCTGAGCATCTAGTATCTTGAAGGATTATCATGGATGATTGATGAATACATTCATTTGGCTCTCTATACAACttagcagggggggggggggggggggggggggggggagatataGATCACATTTCGTCAAATGCAAAAGAGCCAAAACCTGAGGAACCCTTATTTAAACTGGACAAGAGTCTAATGTACTCCAAAAAATAGCAATGAAGGTGTAAACAAATTATTGGCATGGTACAAGACTTTAATAGGGTAACTTTTGTACCTCAATGTGTGCTTCTGAGCTAACATCATTGGCATATTGAATGAGGGCAAGCTCCATTCCAGATTTGATAACACGGCATTCAGTTAAGATAGGGTGGAGTGTACTCAAATCGGTGTCAAACTTCTCTATCCCCTAACACAGGGGAAAACAGCATGGTAAGTTGGTAAATTCAATGCATATACAACAAAGACATGTAGTTGAGGTCTAAAGGAGAAAGAATAGTACTGCATGATTAACATGCCAGATTATGCTTTCCACTTTAACCCTTCAAAACCATAAAACTAACTAACTAAGCATCCTAACTTGTTTTATGGCTAGTTGTATATCACGTACTTCAAAACTAGCAGGCTTTGAGTAATTTCCGCTGTCAGTACTCTTTCCATACAAGAGAAACAACACAGGCTTCCCATGCTGACTGAATCGATCTTGCAGAACCTGCACAATCTCATCGACATAGAAGACCAAATCGACCTTGTACCTATCCTGTAGAGGTATTGATGAAAAATATTATGTGAATTCAGAGTGTTGCAGTATCTGCGAATATAGCATTTAGAACATCAAATACCTTAAAATAAGGGAGTGGTTTTATTTCACCCATCCAGACAGCATAGTCAGGTGGCAACCTTGGAGCAAACAAAATCGATTGTCCAGAGGCAATGTCCTTGGTGAACAAATAAAGGCCAAGTTAGGTAGAAGCATCTAATGAGCATAAATTCATTATCATAACCATGCATCGAATGACTTGCAGTGGTTTATTCTCACAGACAAATAAGTTGTACAAATTCAAGAAATTGTGACATAAACTGTGTTATAAGTTTAATAACTGGATAAAGATGAGGCGTAGTGAATATCCACAATAAGCATCGAACTAGGTATCAAGGAGCTCAACAGGAACTATGCAAGGATTTTATTTTCCCTGCAAAAGTGGGCCACACGAGAGAAGAACGTACTATAGCGCCGTAGAACCCTGGCTCACGCACTCCGAAGAGATAAGCAAAGTAGCTCTCCTGCCTGAGACATTGCCCATTACCACCTCAATATGTCATCCCAAAGAAAGAGAAAGGAGGGGCGCTGGCAAATATTAGAAAAAAAACATATACCTAAACAGCTCGAGATGATCAGTGCAGTGTCGTGTCTGCTCCTCACCGCCCTTCAGAAAGAGAAGCCAAAATGTTGATAGAGGAAGCCCCAAAGGCCCAAACAAAGTAGAGACTGATTCACTATAAAGACGGCAAGTGGGACCTGGAGGAGGGCAAGGCCGCGGGGAGGGCTAGCGGCGGCGGAGAGGTGGGCGTGCAGTGCGGTTAAGAGGCGGTCACGGTTGCCTGCATGCAGCTCCATGGGCACCTCAGGCGGAGCAAGAGAGGAGGTCGCCATTGATGGATACCTGCCACACATTGAAAATATGAAAACAACAATCATGTTATGTCATGTGTTGCATACTAGAATAACATACATACATGCATATACCCACAGAAAAAAAAGACATATATACATATAACTAGCAAAATTTTAACGGAAATGCTAAAAATCTGACGTCATAATTTTTAAACGTTTTTTTTCCAAATTATGTTGTCGCGAGAATGGCAATTTCCTTTACAGCTCGTTTGGCACCCAAGCTTTCATTTCATTTGGTAGAAATAAAATGAAATCTCATTCTTAGGAGGATTTCATTTTGTGGGATTTGGATTCCAAGTTCAATTTTCTTGTTTGGTTACCAGAGGAGATTTGTGAAATGGATGCCATATACTGTTTGGCTGCTATCTGCATATCTCAACATGTACAATCAACACATTTACAATCTAAAAATAAAATCAGCCCCCAAACAACAGTGCATTTTTTCAATGATCAAGATAAAAAAGATCTAGACAGCATCATCTTCATATTCACACATTCAAATAGGTCAAATATAATAATCTAAAATGCGGATAATAATAGTGATAAGATCTTTGAATGGCTATTAAAGGCTGAAACTTGTGCTCATCAAAAACAAAGATCTTCGAAGGTTCATAGCTTATTAAGCACGATATGGAAATTAAAAAATTACCGACTCGCCGTTACAAATAAATTTTTGCATCCAACAAAGAGGCTTGAACTTGCATGAAGATCTTGGTTTGGTTTTCTGGCTTCGTTGTTGTCCGGCAGATATCACGGGAATCGTGTAAGCATTAGTTAGCAAATGTGAAGCTTCTAAAACACCGTCTTAATTTATTAACTAGCACAATTGAAAAGTCGTATATTTTCTTCTGTACGATAAGTTACAACACACAAAGTCATACATAAAAGGCAGAGAAAGAGGTCAACACAAGTTGGTTATCTTGTCATCTTCCAAGTTTACATGATACCAGAGGATAAAAAACATGCCTATGTTCAAAGGAAATAAGACAGATGCATGACAAAGGGAGAAGATTTTCCCCTCTCGCTGATGTAATGGAGACACTTTGTTTTTTCTTTGAACAGAGACGCCAggggcgtccggctttaaattaataaagcccacaacaaAGGCAGCGTACACAAGAGCAGTAACCAACGTCCAGGAACCCAAACCAAACACTTTGTTTCCCAGGCTAAGAAACTAGCAGGAAACTAGTAGCAAACAACCTTTTCTCCAAAAAAAAAAGGTCAGTCACCAAGCTAACTTTTTTTTGGCAAACTTGCGTCCCTGATTATATTACAAGCATGGTTGGCTCAACAGAGCTAACCCAGAAATTACATCCCGGAACATTACATGGCAGACATAAAGAGAAGGCAACACACAAGTAACACTTACAAACACGTGTGCACACACACGTCTAAACGTGCTACACGAGATGCCACGAAGCGAGAGCGCGCCGCAACAAGCACAAACAATGATGACCAAGAACAAATCGCTGGGACAAGAAATATTTATGAAACGAATACAACGATTGGGATAGCAATACAAGGACTTTTATTTGAATCTAAACAAGGAAGGGAAAGTAAATGATCTTCCAGCACAGAACAAATCCCCACATCCCAATCCATATAcccttagggtgtgtttggttcgggAACGAAGTAGAATGTAATGTCATGGTTCCATTCCACCGAAACGGGTTGGTTCCGTTCCGGTGTTTGATTAAGGGAATTAGGAGGAATGGAATGGTTCCATCTCAGCGTTTGGTTGGGATAGCACGAAATGAGTTTTTCCACATAATGCATTTGGTTTATCTCAAATCTTTGCATAGAAATGGTGGGAGTTTCACATACGTATATACATGGTCACAATTATATCTCTTTACATTTTATCAATTTCTGTCAAGTACATGTAAAAAATTGGTCAAAAGACAAAATTGACTCAATCAAGGAGGAAAAGCATTGACAAACATGCACACATTTTTAGCATCAAATTATTCAAATTTTCAGCGGCCATTTCATTTGTATTTGCACTTTTGCAGCATCATCAATTGATATAATCTCAAAAGGATCTACGGTTCATACAGGAAAAAAAATTCTCACTGTTTTCTATTCACATGAAGAGTTTGCCATCTTGAGTTTAGCATGAACGCATCCGGCAAAAATCTACAGGCATGAACAAAAAAAAATCTCACTGCAAGCATCAGGAACATGTTGAGTTTGGCATGAACGCATCTTAGTTAATTTTGCGTTCAGTTCAAGCAAAGATACTGAACGCATCCATCAATACTGAACGCCATCTGCTCCTTTCCTCTCTGGCCGCTGCCGCTGCCCAGGCAAGCTGATGCTGCCGCCGCTCAGGTGTGGCTGCCGTTGGCTGGCTTCCAATCCTCGCGCCGAAGTAGCGCTGGCTCGCCGCCCAGCTTCAAGACCGTCGCCTCGCAGCCGCTCGTCCCCCGCCCTGCAGCTGATTGAGGAGAAGACGAGGAagagggtggggtgggggaaggACACTCACCGGTGCAGATGGGGGAGAGGAACTGCCGGTGGCGCGAATCGAGGGAGGAGAGGGACGAGGGGAGGCGGCGCACCAGAGAGGAGAGGGCGAGAGGGGATGGGGTTGCGAGAGAGAGACGAGGGGGAGACGGTTCCGCGTCGTCCGCTGGAATTCGAGGTCTCACCTCGTTCCGGATCTGGGCCGAATATTCGGTCCAGGGAAACGAGCGGATCACGTCCCATGCGCATACCAAACACGAGAATCAGGTCCAGA
Above is a window of Triticum aestivum cultivar Chinese Spring chromosome 6B, IWGSC CS RefSeq v2.1, whole genome shotgun sequence DNA encoding:
- the LOC123137010 gene encoding xaa-Pro dipeptidase isoform X3; the protein is MATSSLAPPEVPMELHAGNRDRLLTALHAHLSAAASPPRGLALLQGGEEQTRHCTDHLELFRQESYFAYLFGVREPGFYGAIDIASGQSILFAPRLPPDYAVWMGEIKPLPYFKDRYKVDLVFYVDEIVQVLQDRFSQHGKPVLFLLYGKSTDSGNYSKPASFEGIEKFDTDLSTLHPILTECRVIKSGMELALIQYANDVSSEAHIEVMRQAKPGMKEYQLESIFLHHSYRYGACRHCSYTCICATGENRNCDTSINIITTNHHLVPVVVLSTVSICSILHYGHTAAPNDRTLNDGDMALMDMGAEYNFYGSDITCSYPINGKFNSNQAIVYNAVLKAHNAVISHMQPGLKWVDMHKLAEQTILESLKNEKIIHGDIADMMARRLGAVFMPHGLGHLLGIDTHDPGGYPEGLERPKEPGLSSLRTIRELKEGMVITVEPGCYFIDALLRPARDDPISSKFFNWEEIEKYKSFGGVRIESDLYVTAQGCKNLTNCPRETWEIEAVMAGAPWPPRASVTKAENGLPKA
- the LOC123137010 gene encoding xaa-Pro dipeptidase isoform X6, with protein sequence MRMGRDPLVSLDRIFGPDPERGETSNSSGRRGTVSPSSLSRNPIPSRPLLSGAPPPLVPLLPRFAPPAVPLPHLHRYPSMATSSLAPPEVPMELHAGNRDRLLTALHAHLSAAASPPRGLALLQGGEEQTRHCTDHLELFRQESYFAYLFGVREPGFYGAIDIASGQSILFAPRLPPDYAVWMGEIKPLPYFKDRYKVDLVFYVDEIVQVLQDRFSQHGKPVLFLLYGKSTDSGNYSKPASFEGIEKFDTDLSTLHPILTECRVIKSGMELALIQYANDVSSEAHIEVMRQAKPGMKEYQLESIFLHHSYRYGACRHCSYTCICATGENRNCDTSINIITTNHHLVPVVVLSTVSICSILHYGHTAAPNDRTLNDGDMALMDMGAEYNFYGSDITCSYPINGKFNSNQAIVYNAVLKAHNAVISHMQPGLKWVDMHKLAEQTILESLKNEKIIHGDIADMMARRLGAVFMPHGLGHLLGIDTHDPGGYPEGLERPKEPGLSSLRTIRELKEGMVITVEPGCYFIDALLRPARDDPISSKFFNWEEIEKYKSFGGVRIESDLYVTAQGCKNLTNCPRETWEIEAVMAGAPWPPRASVTKAENGLPKA
- the LOC123137010 gene encoding xaa-Pro dipeptidase isoform X1; the encoded protein is MRMGRDPLVSLDRIFGPDPERGETSNSSGRRGTVSPSSLSRNPIPSRPLLSGAPPPLVPLLPRFAPPAVPLPHLHRFLPDAFMLNSRWQTLHVNRKQKPNQDLHASSSLFVGCKNLFVTASRYPSMATSSLAPPEVPMELHAGNRDRLLTALHAHLSAAASPPRGLALLQGGEEQTRHCTDHLELFRQESYFAYLFGVREPGFYGAIDIASGQSILFAPRLPPDYAVWMGEIKPLPYFKDRYKVDLVFYVDEIVQVLQDRFSQHGKPVLFLLYGKSTDSGNYSKPASFEGIEKFDTDLSTLHPILTECRVIKSGMELALIQYANDVSSEAHIEVMRQAKPGMKEYQLESIFLHHSYRYGACRHCSYTCICATGENRNCDTSINIITTNHHLVPVVVLSTVSICSILHYGHTAAPNDRTLNDGDMALMDMGAEYNFYGSDITCSYPINGKFNSNQAIVYNAVLKAHNAVISHMQPGLKWVDMHKLAEQTILESLKNEKIIHGDIADMMARRLGAVFMPHGLGHLLGIDTHDPGGYPEGLERPKEPGLSSLRTIRELKEGMVITVEPGCYFIDALLRPARDDPISSKFFNWEEIEKYKSFGGVRIESDLYVTAQGCKNLTNCPRETWEIEAVMAGAPWPPRASVTKAENGLPKA
- the LOC123137010 gene encoding xaa-Pro dipeptidase isoform X4, encoding MRMGRDPLVSLDRIFGPDPERGETSNSSGRRGTVSPSSLSRNPIPSRPLLSGAPPPLVPLLPRFAPPAVPLPHLHRFLPDAFMLNSRWQTLHVNRKQYPSMATSSLAPPEVPMELHAGNRDRLLTALHAHLSAAASPPRGLALLQGGEEQTRHCTDHLELFRQESYFAYLFGVREPGFYGAIDIASGQSILFAPRLPPDYAVWMGEIKPLPYFKDRYKVDLVFYVDEIVQVLQDRFSQHGKPVLFLLYGKSTDSGNYSKPASFEGIEKFDTDLSTLHPILTECRVIKSGMELALIQYANDVSSEAHIEVMRQAKPGMKEYQLESIFLHHSYRYGACRHCSYTCICATGENRNCDTSINIITTNHHLVPVVVLSTVSICSILHYGHTAAPNDRTLNDGDMALMDMGAEYNFYGSDITCSYPINGKFNSNQAIVYNAVLKAHNAVISHMQPGLKWVDMHKLAEQTILESLKNEKIIHGDIADMMARRLGAVFMPHGLGHLLGIDTHDPGGYPEGLERPKEPGLSSLRTIRELKEGMVITVEPGCYFIDALLRPARDDPISSKFFNWEEIEKYKSFGGVRIESDLYVTAQGCKNLTNCPRETWEIEAVMAGAPWPPRASVTKAENGLPKA
- the LOC123137010 gene encoding xaa-Pro dipeptidase isoform X2 — encoded protein: MRMGRDPLVSLDRIFGPDPERGETSNSSGRRGTVSPSSLSRNPIPSRPLLSGAPPPLVPLLPRFAPPAVPLPHLHRFLPDAFMLNSRWQTLHVNRKQFSMCGRYPSMATSSLAPPEVPMELHAGNRDRLLTALHAHLSAAASPPRGLALLQGGEEQTRHCTDHLELFRQESYFAYLFGVREPGFYGAIDIASGQSILFAPRLPPDYAVWMGEIKPLPYFKDRYKVDLVFYVDEIVQVLQDRFSQHGKPVLFLLYGKSTDSGNYSKPASFEGIEKFDTDLSTLHPILTECRVIKSGMELALIQYANDVSSEAHIEVMRQAKPGMKEYQLESIFLHHSYRYGACRHCSYTCICATGENRNCDTSINIITTNHHLVPVVVLSTVSICSILHYGHTAAPNDRTLNDGDMALMDMGAEYNFYGSDITCSYPINGKFNSNQAIVYNAVLKAHNAVISHMQPGLKWVDMHKLAEQTILESLKNEKIIHGDIADMMARRLGAVFMPHGLGHLLGIDTHDPGGYPEGLERPKEPGLSSLRTIRELKEGMVITVEPGCYFIDALLRPARDDPISSKFFNWEEIEKYKSFGGVRIESDLYVTAQGCKNLTNCPRETWEIEAVMAGAPWPPRASVTKAENGLPKA
- the LOC123137010 gene encoding xaa-Pro dipeptidase isoform X5, whose product is MRMGRDPLVSLDRIFGPDPERGETSNSSGRRGTVSPSSLSRNPIPSRPLLSGAPPPLVPLLPRFAPPAVPLPHLHRFLPDAFMLNSRWQTLHVNRKQKPNQDLHASSSLFVGCKNLFVTASRYPSMATSSLAPPEVPMELHAGNRDRLLTALHAHLSAAASPPRGLALLQGGEEQTRHCTDHLELFRQESYFAYLFGVREPGFYGAIDIASGQSILFAPRLPPDYAVWMGEIKPLPYFKDRYKVDLVFYVDEIVQVLQDRFSQHGKPVLFLLYGKSTDSGNYSKPASFEGIEKFDTDLSTLHPILTECRVIKSGMELALIQYANDVSSEAHIEVMRQAKPGMKEYQLESIFLHHSYRYGACRHCSYTCICATGENSSILHYGHTAAPNDRTLNDGDMALMDMGAEYNFYGSDITCSYPINGKFNSNQAIVYNAVLKAHNAVISHMQPGLKWVDMHKLAEQTILESLKNEKIIHGDIADMMARRLGAVFMPHGLGHLLGIDTHDPGGYPEGLERPKEPGLSSLRTIRELKEGMVITVEPGCYFIDALLRPARDDPISSKFFNWEEIEKYKSFGGVRIESDLYVTAQGCKNLTNCPRETWEIEAVMAGAPWPPRASVTKAENGLPKA